In a genomic window of Aquila chrysaetos chrysaetos chromosome Z, bAquChr1.4, whole genome shotgun sequence:
- the TEK gene encoding angiopoietin-1 receptor isoform X1, giving the protein MDPLAHLVLYGFSLMISGKVEAALDLILINSFPLVGNSETSLICITSKWRSRESITIDRDQEDVTNQHREPLEVNEDSKRATAKTVVWKREQASETIGAYYCEGKLKDEVTRIHTMKMPLRASFHPVALTVTANKGEHVNISFIRMAAKEEDAVIYKNGSFIHSVPRHEVPRELEVSYPQVQPQDAGVYSARYIGGNLFTSAYTRLIVRRCEAQKWGPSCSSHCPSCMNNGICHEDTGECICPPGFMGKTCEKACGANTFGKTCEESCKENYGCRNYMFCLPDPYGCSCATGWMGLECDKECKPGFYGSDCKLKCNCHNRGTCDRFKGCICSLGWHGLQCEKEGSADLSPQIENLLDPVELNSGVEFKPFCIATGIPLPKSEEFKLLKQDGTVLRPALIVTSNRSEAMFTINRIQPRDTGTWVCSVQTVAGMAEKPFQVTVKVPPVPQYAPRLTDSGHNFLIININAELHLGDGPVVSTKLLYKPAKRYQSWMSVEVKGTTKRLDNLEPKTEYQFCVQLSRQGEGGEGHPGPQASFTTAALGLPPPEGLTLFPKSMTSLNLSWHPLTLRAEDDIRVEVERKSVNDNGDESSVITQVPGNMSTLIIKDLEPRQQYMCRVRVNTRSQGEWSNYLYAWTYSDRIPPAPYNIRFSNTTDTSSVISWTTAEGHSISSIIISYKIYGKAEYNHIDIIIKNTSITQYHLKGLEPNTVYQVQINAQNNIGLSNPNTSFELKTLPEAKAPYESKGGKMLLIAILGSAGMTCVTILLAFLIMLQLKRANFQRRMAQAFQNVVREEPAVQFNSGTLTLSRKAKNSPDPTIYPVLEWNDIKFQDVIGEGNFGQVLKARIKKDGLRMDAAIKRMKEYASKDDHRDFAGELEVLCKLGHHPNIINLLGACEHRGYLYLAIEYAPHGNLLDFLRKSRVLETDPAFAIANSTASTLSSQQLLHFAADVARGMDYLSQKQFIHRDLAARNILVGENYVAKIADFGLSRGQEVYVKKTMGRLPVRWMAIESLNYSVYTTNSDVWSYGVLLWEIVSLGGTPYCGMTCAELYEKLPQGYRLEKPLNCDDEVYDLMRQCWREKPYERPSFAQILVSLNRMLEERKTYVNTTLYEKFTYAGIDCSAEEAA; this is encoded by the exons ATGGACCCTTTAGCACACCTAGTTCTCTATGGATTTAGCCTGATGATTTCAG GTAAAGTGGAAGCTGCACTGGACCTCATACTGATCAATTCATTCCCTCTAGTGGGCAACTCTGAGACATCACTTATCTGTATCACTTCCAAATGGCGTTCCCGTGAGTCTATCACAATAGACCGAGACCAGGAGGATGTGACAAACCAGCACCGGGAACCACTGGAAGTTAATGAAGATTCAAAGAGAGCGACAGCCAAAACAGTGGTGTGGAAGAGGGAACAGGCCAGTGAAACTATTGGAGCATATTACTGTGAAGGGAAACTCAAGGATGAGGTGACAAGGATACATACCATGAAGATGCCGCTGCGAG CCTCATTCCACCCAGTGGCATTAACTGTTACAGCAAATAAGGGAGAGCATGTGAATATTTCCTTCATCAGAATGGCAGCCAAAGAGGAAGATGCAGTGATCTACAAAAATG GTTCCTTCATCCACTCTGTGCCCAGGCATGAAGTGCCGAGGGAGCTGGAAGTCTCCTATCCTCAAGTTCAACCACAGGATGCAGGGGTTTACTCTGCCAGATATATAGGAGGAAACCTCTTTACTTCTGCTTACACAAGGCTTATTGTAAGAC GATGTGAAGCTCAGAAATGGGGCCCTTCCTGTAGCTCCCACTGCCCTTCCTGCATGAACAATGGCATTTGTCATGAAGATACTGGTGAATGCATCTGTCCTCCAGGTTTTATGGGAAAAACATGTGAGAAAG CTTGTGGAGCCAATACCTTTGGCAAAACATGTGAAGAGAGCTGTAAAGAAAACTATGGCTGCAGAAACTATATGTTTTGTCTACCAGATCCATATGGTTGTTCTTGTGCCACAGGATGGATGGGACTGGAATGTGATAAAG AATGCAAACCTGGTTTTTATGGGTCGGATTGCAAACTCAAATGTAATTGTCACAATCGAGGGACATGCGACAGATTTAAGGGCTGCATCTGCTCCCTTGGATGGCATGGTCTGCAATGTGAAAAAGAAG GTTCAGCAGATCTTTCACCTCAGATAGAAAACTTACTAGATCCTGTAGAACTCAATTCTGGCGTTGAGTTCAAGCCTTTTTGTATAGCAACTGGGATACCACTTCCTAAATCTGAAGAATTTAAACTTTTGAAGCAAGATGGAACTGTCCTAAGG CCTGCCCTAATTGTTACCAGTAATCGCTCTGAAGCCATGTTTACAATTAATCGAATCCAGCCCCGAGATACAGGAACCTGGGTCTGCAGTGTGCAGACAGTAGCAGGAATGGCAGAGAAACCATTTCAAGTTACAGTCAAAG TTCCTCCTGTGCCACAGTATGCCCCAAGGCTGACAGACAGTGGACATAATTTTCTCATAATTAATATCAATGCTGAGTTACATCTTGGAGATGGACCTGTTGTGTCAACAAAGCTCCTGTACAAGCCAGCAAAACGTTATCAGTCCTGGATGTCTGTGGAAG TAAAAGGCACAACCAAAAGACTGGACAATCTGGAACCAAAAACAGAGTATCAGTTTTGTGTTCAGCTGAGTCGGCAAGGGGAAGGTGGGGAAGGCCATCCTGGACCACAGGCTAGCTTCACCACAGCTGCACTTG GTCTTCCTCCACCAGAAGGTCTCACTCTCTTTCCAAAAAGTATGACTTCACTGAATTTGTCATGGCATCCTTTAACACTGAGAGCAGAGGATGACATTCGTGTTGAAGTGGAAAGGAAGAGCGTAAACGACAATGGTGATGAAAGCAGCGTTATTACTCAAGTGCCAGGAAATATGTCCACCCTGATCATTAAAGATCTTGAGCCTAGACAGCAATACATGTGCAGGGTACGGGTGAACACCAGGTCCCAAGGAGAATGGAGCAACTATCTGTATGCATGGACTTACAGTGACA gaaTCCCTCCTGCACCATACAACATCAGATTTTCTAACACCACAGACACATCCTCAGTCATCTCTTGGACAACCGCTGAGGGTCATTCCATCTCCTCCATCATCATCAGCTACAAAATTTATGGCAAGGCTGAGTACAACCACATCGATATTATCATAAAGAACACCAGCATTACTCAATACCATCTCAAGGGCCTTGAGCCAAACACTGTGTACCAGGTTCAGATTAATGCTCAGAACAACATTGGCTTGAGCAACCCAAACACATCATTTGAACTGAAGACTCTTCCAGAAGCTAAAG CTCCATATGAATCAAAAGGAGGCAAGATGCTGCTTATTGCTATACTTGGCTCTGCAGGGATGACCTGTGTAACAATTCTCCTGGCCTTTCTCATCATGCTGCAGTTAAAGCGAGCCAACTTCCAGCGCCGAATGGCTCAGGCTTTCCAAAATGTGGTG AGGGAAGAACCAGCCGTACAGTTTAACTCAGGTACTCTCACCCtgagcaggaaagcaaaaaacagCCCAGATCCCACTATTTATCCAGTTCTTGAGTGGAATGACATAAAATTTCAAGATGTGATTGGGGAAGGTAACTTTGGGCAAGTCCTGAAAGCACGCATTAAGAAAGATGGCTTACGCATGGACGCTGCGATTAAAAGGATGAAAG AGTATGCCTCAAAAGATGATCACAGAGACTTTGCTGGAGAACTTGAAGTTCTTTGTAAACTTGGTCATCATCCCAACATCATAAATCTGTTGGGAGCATGTGAACATCGGG GATATCTTTACCTTGCTATTGAATACGCCCCACATGGAAATTTACTGGACTTCCTTCGGAAAAGCAGAGTGCTAGAGACAGACCCAGCATTTGCTATTGCCAACAGTACTGCATCTACACTTTCCTCTCAGcaacttctgcattttgcagcagACGTGGCTAGAGGGATGGACTACTTGAGCCAGAAACAG tttattcaTCGAGATTTGGCAGCAAGAAACATCTTGGTTGGAGAAAATTATGTTGCAAAAATAGCTGACTTTGGCTTATCGAGAGGCCAAGAAGTTTATGTTAAGAAGACCATG GGACGGCTTCCAGTGCGATGGATGGCAATTGAATCTTTGAATTACAGTGTTTACACCACAAACAGTGATGT ATGGTCATACGGGGTCCTATTATGGGAAATTGTTAGTTTAG GTGGAACACCGTATTGTGGAATGACATGTGCGGAACTCTACGAAAAACTGCCTCAAGGGTACAGACTGGAAAAGCCTCTCAACTGTGATGATGAAGT gtacGACCTAATGAGACAGTGCTGGAGAGAGAAACCATATGAAAGACCATCATTTGCTCAGATACTGGTGTCACTGAACAGGATGTTAGAAGAAAGGAAG aCCTATGTGAATACTACCCTATATGAGAAGTTTACTTACGCAGGCATTGATTGCTCCGCTGAAGAAGCTGCTTAA
- the TEK gene encoding angiopoietin-1 receptor isoform X2: protein MKMPLRASFHPVALTVTANKGEHVNISFIRMAAKEEDAVIYKNGSFIHSVPRHEVPRELEVSYPQVQPQDAGVYSARYIGGNLFTSAYTRLIVRRCEAQKWGPSCSSHCPSCMNNGICHEDTGECICPPGFMGKTCEKACGANTFGKTCEESCKENYGCRNYMFCLPDPYGCSCATGWMGLECDKECKPGFYGSDCKLKCNCHNRGTCDRFKGCICSLGWHGLQCEKEGSADLSPQIENLLDPVELNSGVEFKPFCIATGIPLPKSEEFKLLKQDGTVLRPALIVTSNRSEAMFTINRIQPRDTGTWVCSVQTVAGMAEKPFQVTVKVPPVPQYAPRLTDSGHNFLIININAELHLGDGPVVSTKLLYKPAKRYQSWMSVEVKGTTKRLDNLEPKTEYQFCVQLSRQGEGGEGHPGPQASFTTAALGLPPPEGLTLFPKSMTSLNLSWHPLTLRAEDDIRVEVERKSVNDNGDESSVITQVPGNMSTLIIKDLEPRQQYMCRVRVNTRSQGEWSNYLYAWTYSDRIPPAPYNIRFSNTTDTSSVISWTTAEGHSISSIIISYKIYGKAEYNHIDIIIKNTSITQYHLKGLEPNTVYQVQINAQNNIGLSNPNTSFELKTLPEAKAPYESKGGKMLLIAILGSAGMTCVTILLAFLIMLQLKRANFQRRMAQAFQNVVREEPAVQFNSGTLTLSRKAKNSPDPTIYPVLEWNDIKFQDVIGEGNFGQVLKARIKKDGLRMDAAIKRMKEYASKDDHRDFAGELEVLCKLGHHPNIINLLGACEHRGYLYLAIEYAPHGNLLDFLRKSRVLETDPAFAIANSTASTLSSQQLLHFAADVARGMDYLSQKQFIHRDLAARNILVGENYVAKIADFGLSRGQEVYVKKTMGRLPVRWMAIESLNYSVYTTNSDVWSYGVLLWEIVSLGGTPYCGMTCAELYEKLPQGYRLEKPLNCDDEVYDLMRQCWREKPYERPSFAQILVSLNRMLEERKTYVNTTLYEKFTYAGIDCSAEEAA, encoded by the exons ATGAAGATGCCGCTGCGAG CCTCATTCCACCCAGTGGCATTAACTGTTACAGCAAATAAGGGAGAGCATGTGAATATTTCCTTCATCAGAATGGCAGCCAAAGAGGAAGATGCAGTGATCTACAAAAATG GTTCCTTCATCCACTCTGTGCCCAGGCATGAAGTGCCGAGGGAGCTGGAAGTCTCCTATCCTCAAGTTCAACCACAGGATGCAGGGGTTTACTCTGCCAGATATATAGGAGGAAACCTCTTTACTTCTGCTTACACAAGGCTTATTGTAAGAC GATGTGAAGCTCAGAAATGGGGCCCTTCCTGTAGCTCCCACTGCCCTTCCTGCATGAACAATGGCATTTGTCATGAAGATACTGGTGAATGCATCTGTCCTCCAGGTTTTATGGGAAAAACATGTGAGAAAG CTTGTGGAGCCAATACCTTTGGCAAAACATGTGAAGAGAGCTGTAAAGAAAACTATGGCTGCAGAAACTATATGTTTTGTCTACCAGATCCATATGGTTGTTCTTGTGCCACAGGATGGATGGGACTGGAATGTGATAAAG AATGCAAACCTGGTTTTTATGGGTCGGATTGCAAACTCAAATGTAATTGTCACAATCGAGGGACATGCGACAGATTTAAGGGCTGCATCTGCTCCCTTGGATGGCATGGTCTGCAATGTGAAAAAGAAG GTTCAGCAGATCTTTCACCTCAGATAGAAAACTTACTAGATCCTGTAGAACTCAATTCTGGCGTTGAGTTCAAGCCTTTTTGTATAGCAACTGGGATACCACTTCCTAAATCTGAAGAATTTAAACTTTTGAAGCAAGATGGAACTGTCCTAAGG CCTGCCCTAATTGTTACCAGTAATCGCTCTGAAGCCATGTTTACAATTAATCGAATCCAGCCCCGAGATACAGGAACCTGGGTCTGCAGTGTGCAGACAGTAGCAGGAATGGCAGAGAAACCATTTCAAGTTACAGTCAAAG TTCCTCCTGTGCCACAGTATGCCCCAAGGCTGACAGACAGTGGACATAATTTTCTCATAATTAATATCAATGCTGAGTTACATCTTGGAGATGGACCTGTTGTGTCAACAAAGCTCCTGTACAAGCCAGCAAAACGTTATCAGTCCTGGATGTCTGTGGAAG TAAAAGGCACAACCAAAAGACTGGACAATCTGGAACCAAAAACAGAGTATCAGTTTTGTGTTCAGCTGAGTCGGCAAGGGGAAGGTGGGGAAGGCCATCCTGGACCACAGGCTAGCTTCACCACAGCTGCACTTG GTCTTCCTCCACCAGAAGGTCTCACTCTCTTTCCAAAAAGTATGACTTCACTGAATTTGTCATGGCATCCTTTAACACTGAGAGCAGAGGATGACATTCGTGTTGAAGTGGAAAGGAAGAGCGTAAACGACAATGGTGATGAAAGCAGCGTTATTACTCAAGTGCCAGGAAATATGTCCACCCTGATCATTAAAGATCTTGAGCCTAGACAGCAATACATGTGCAGGGTACGGGTGAACACCAGGTCCCAAGGAGAATGGAGCAACTATCTGTATGCATGGACTTACAGTGACA gaaTCCCTCCTGCACCATACAACATCAGATTTTCTAACACCACAGACACATCCTCAGTCATCTCTTGGACAACCGCTGAGGGTCATTCCATCTCCTCCATCATCATCAGCTACAAAATTTATGGCAAGGCTGAGTACAACCACATCGATATTATCATAAAGAACACCAGCATTACTCAATACCATCTCAAGGGCCTTGAGCCAAACACTGTGTACCAGGTTCAGATTAATGCTCAGAACAACATTGGCTTGAGCAACCCAAACACATCATTTGAACTGAAGACTCTTCCAGAAGCTAAAG CTCCATATGAATCAAAAGGAGGCAAGATGCTGCTTATTGCTATACTTGGCTCTGCAGGGATGACCTGTGTAACAATTCTCCTGGCCTTTCTCATCATGCTGCAGTTAAAGCGAGCCAACTTCCAGCGCCGAATGGCTCAGGCTTTCCAAAATGTGGTG AGGGAAGAACCAGCCGTACAGTTTAACTCAGGTACTCTCACCCtgagcaggaaagcaaaaaacagCCCAGATCCCACTATTTATCCAGTTCTTGAGTGGAATGACATAAAATTTCAAGATGTGATTGGGGAAGGTAACTTTGGGCAAGTCCTGAAAGCACGCATTAAGAAAGATGGCTTACGCATGGACGCTGCGATTAAAAGGATGAAAG AGTATGCCTCAAAAGATGATCACAGAGACTTTGCTGGAGAACTTGAAGTTCTTTGTAAACTTGGTCATCATCCCAACATCATAAATCTGTTGGGAGCATGTGAACATCGGG GATATCTTTACCTTGCTATTGAATACGCCCCACATGGAAATTTACTGGACTTCCTTCGGAAAAGCAGAGTGCTAGAGACAGACCCAGCATTTGCTATTGCCAACAGTACTGCATCTACACTTTCCTCTCAGcaacttctgcattttgcagcagACGTGGCTAGAGGGATGGACTACTTGAGCCAGAAACAG tttattcaTCGAGATTTGGCAGCAAGAAACATCTTGGTTGGAGAAAATTATGTTGCAAAAATAGCTGACTTTGGCTTATCGAGAGGCCAAGAAGTTTATGTTAAGAAGACCATG GGACGGCTTCCAGTGCGATGGATGGCAATTGAATCTTTGAATTACAGTGTTTACACCACAAACAGTGATGT ATGGTCATACGGGGTCCTATTATGGGAAATTGTTAGTTTAG GTGGAACACCGTATTGTGGAATGACATGTGCGGAACTCTACGAAAAACTGCCTCAAGGGTACAGACTGGAAAAGCCTCTCAACTGTGATGATGAAGT gtacGACCTAATGAGACAGTGCTGGAGAGAGAAACCATATGAAAGACCATCATTTGCTCAGATACTGGTGTCACTGAACAGGATGTTAGAAGAAAGGAAG aCCTATGTGAATACTACCCTATATGAGAAGTTTACTTACGCAGGCATTGATTGCTCCGCTGAAGAAGCTGCTTAA